A genome region from Thermomonospora amylolytica includes the following:
- the hppD gene encoding 4-hydroxyphenylpyruvate dioxygenase, translated as MSDVFPVKGMDAVVFAVGNARQAAHFYSTAFGMRRVAYRGPETGCRDEAAHVLESGGVRFVLRGPVRAGTDLGRHVAEHGDGVVDLSIEVPDVEAAYKHAVAQGARGLEAPHTVEDEYGKVVLASIATYGETRHTLVDRSNYSGPYLPGYQPAEPLVEPPAKRFFQAIDHCVGNVERMDEWVDFYHRVMGFTDMAEFIGDDIATEYSALMSKVVADGTRKVKFPLNEPATGKRKSQIEEYLEFYGGPGVQHIALATNDILASVDAMQAAGVEFLDTPDSYYEDPELRARIGEVRVPVEELQKRRILVDRDEDGYLLQIFTKPVQDRPTVFFELIERHGSLGFGKGNFKALFEAIEREQARRGNL; from the coding sequence ATGAGCGACGTATTTCCGGTCAAGGGCATGGACGCCGTGGTCTTCGCCGTCGGGAACGCCAGGCAGGCCGCGCACTTCTACTCGACCGCGTTCGGGATGCGCCGGGTGGCGTACCGGGGGCCGGAGACGGGCTGCCGGGACGAGGCGGCGCACGTGCTGGAGTCGGGCGGGGTCCGGTTCGTGCTGCGCGGCCCGGTCCGCGCGGGCACCGACCTGGGCCGTCACGTCGCCGAGCACGGCGACGGCGTGGTGGACCTGTCCATCGAGGTGCCCGACGTGGAGGCGGCCTACAAGCACGCGGTGGCGCAGGGCGCCCGCGGCCTGGAGGCCCCGCACACCGTGGAGGACGAGTACGGCAAGGTGGTGCTGGCCTCCATCGCCACCTACGGCGAGACCCGGCACACCCTGGTCGACCGCTCCAACTACTCCGGCCCCTACCTGCCCGGGTACCAGCCGGCCGAGCCGCTGGTGGAGCCCCCCGCCAAGCGTTTCTTCCAGGCGATCGACCACTGCGTGGGCAACGTGGAGCGCATGGACGAGTGGGTGGACTTCTACCACCGGGTCATGGGCTTCACCGACATGGCCGAGTTCATCGGCGACGACATCGCCACCGAGTACTCGGCGCTGATGTCCAAGGTGGTGGCCGACGGGACGCGCAAGGTCAAGTTCCCGCTGAACGAGCCGGCCACCGGCAAGCGCAAGTCCCAGATCGAGGAGTACCTGGAGTTCTACGGCGGTCCCGGCGTGCAGCACATCGCGCTGGCCACCAACGACATCCTGGCGTCGGTGGACGCCATGCAGGCGGCCGGGGTGGAGTTCCTGGACACCCCGGACTCCTACTACGAGGACCCCGAGCTGCGCGCCCGGATCGGCGAGGTCCGCGTGCCGGTGGAGGAGCTGCAGAAGCGCCGCATCCTGGTGGACCGCGACGAGGACGGCTACCTGCTGCAGATCTTCACCAAGCCGGTGCAGGACCGGCCGACCGTGTTCTTCGAGCTGATCGAGCGGCACGGGTCGCTGGGCTTCGGCAAGGGCAACTTCAAGGCGCTGTTCGAGGCCATCGAGCGCGAGCAGGCGCGGCGCGGAAACCTCTGA
- a CDS encoding Lrp/AsnC family transcriptional regulator, with product MTIDALDGRLIELFTAEPRIGVLEASRRLGVARGTVQARLDRLARDGVIRGFGPEIDAAALGYPVTAFVTLQIRQPGGHDPVAERLARIPEVIEAHTITGPGDMLCRIVARSNADLQRVLDGVLAVAGVERASSVISLATQVPYRTLPLVHAAAAAGGRRPRAGG from the coding sequence ATGACGATCGATGCGCTGGACGGGCGGCTGATCGAGCTGTTCACCGCCGAGCCCCGGATCGGGGTGCTGGAGGCGTCACGGCGGCTGGGGGTGGCCCGCGGGACCGTGCAGGCGCGGCTGGACCGGCTGGCCCGTGACGGGGTGATCCGCGGGTTCGGGCCCGAGATCGACGCGGCGGCGCTCGGCTATCCGGTGACCGCGTTCGTCACCCTGCAGATCAGGCAGCCGGGCGGGCACGACCCGGTGGCCGAGCGGCTGGCCCGCATCCCCGAGGTGATCGAGGCGCACACCATCACCGGGCCGGGCGACATGCTGTGCCGCATCGTCGCGCGCAGCAACGCGGACCTGCAGCGGGTTCTGGACGGGGTGCTGGCGGTGGCCGGCGTGGAACGGGCGTCCTCGGTGATCTCGCTGGCCACCCAGGTCCCGTACCGCACGCTGCCGCTGGTGCACGCCGCCGCGGCGGCCGGCGGGCGGCGGCCCCGGGCCGGGGGATGA
- the greA gene encoding transcription elongation factor GreA — translation MTETRADNVNWLTQEAYDRLKAELEYLSGPGRIEIAQKIEAAREEGDLRENGGYHAAKEEQGKIEGRILQIQHILENSQVGEAPRTEGVVGPGMTVTVAFEGDDEEVTFLLASREESGAPIDVYSPKSPLGAAINGKKVGEKATYTLPNGRSMTVEILDATPYAGA, via the coding sequence GTGACCGAGACCCGTGCTGACAACGTCAACTGGCTCACCCAGGAGGCGTACGACCGGCTCAAGGCCGAGCTGGAGTATCTGTCGGGCCCGGGCCGCATCGAGATCGCGCAGAAGATCGAGGCGGCGCGGGAGGAGGGCGACCTGCGCGAGAACGGCGGCTACCACGCCGCCAAGGAGGAGCAGGGCAAGATCGAGGGCCGGATTCTCCAGATCCAGCACATCCTGGAGAACTCCCAGGTCGGCGAGGCGCCCCGCACCGAGGGCGTGGTCGGTCCCGGCATGACGGTCACGGTCGCGTTCGAGGGCGACGACGAGGAGGTCACCTTCCTGCTGGCCTCCCGCGAGGAGAGCGGCGCCCCCATCGACGTGTACTCCCCCAAGTCCCCCCTGGGCGCCGCCATCAACGGCAAGAAGGTCGGCGAGAAGGCCACCTACACGCTGCCCAACGGGCGCAGCATGACGGTGGAGATCCTGGACGCCACCCCGTACGCCGGGGCCTGA
- a CDS encoding M1 family metallopeptidase, with product MTAAATALALAANGGNAATQTASPASAPGSPTPAALPSGTPSPFASLTGAAGSAGLGDEYFPSAGNGGYDALHYDVALAYRKDRSITAASVMTARATQDLGSFSLDYRGPKVSGVLVNGRPAAFARKGQELVITPDRPLVDGRTFTAEVRYAGRPQSRSSSELGSYGWIPTRDGVVTVSQPDGTPSWLPVNDHPLDKATYTFRITVPEGLRAIANGRPAEPPARRGRSATHVWQVTSPMASYLAMIAVGRFEVRQARAGGVQVITAVDPRYARHAAKLERDTIAATTWLTGLLGHYPFPTAGGVIDDPQLHYALETQERPVYAGFAPAMNFVVHETAHQWFGNSVSLKRWPDIWLNEGLATYAEWLWQEHRGKGKNTAQKIFNRYYRQPGNSVIFRPPPGRPGARELFGYSVYIRGAMTVHALRQRIGDQAFFRVLRAWAELYRHGNAQTNDLISLAERESGKQLDRLFTVWLYQKGKPKSW from the coding sequence GTGACCGCCGCCGCCACCGCGCTCGCGCTGGCCGCCAACGGCGGGAACGCCGCGACCCAGACCGCCTCCCCCGCCTCCGCCCCCGGATCGCCGACGCCGGCCGCCCTGCCCTCCGGGACGCCGTCGCCGTTCGCCTCGCTGACCGGCGCGGCGGGCTCGGCCGGGCTCGGCGACGAGTACTTCCCGTCGGCGGGCAACGGCGGGTACGACGCCCTGCACTACGACGTCGCGCTCGCCTACCGGAAGGACCGGAGCATCACCGCGGCCTCCGTGATGACCGCCCGCGCGACGCAGGACCTCGGGTCGTTCTCGCTCGACTACCGGGGGCCGAAGGTGTCCGGGGTGCTGGTGAACGGGCGGCCGGCCGCGTTCGCCCGCAAGGGCCAGGAGCTGGTGATCACCCCGGACCGGCCGCTGGTGGACGGCCGGACGTTCACCGCCGAGGTCCGGTACGCGGGCCGCCCGCAGTCGCGCAGCAGCAGCGAGCTGGGCTCCTACGGCTGGATCCCCACCCGGGACGGCGTGGTCACGGTGTCCCAGCCGGACGGCACCCCGTCGTGGCTGCCGGTCAACGACCATCCGCTGGACAAGGCCACCTACACGTTCCGGATCACCGTCCCGGAGGGGCTGCGGGCCATCGCCAACGGGCGGCCGGCCGAGCCGCCCGCCCGGCGCGGCAGGTCCGCCACCCACGTCTGGCAGGTGACCTCGCCGATGGCCAGCTACCTGGCGATGATCGCCGTCGGGAGGTTCGAGGTGCGGCAGGCCCGGGCCGGCGGCGTCCAGGTGATCACCGCCGTCGACCCCAGGTACGCCAGGCACGCCGCCAAGCTCGAACGCGACACCATCGCCGCGACCACGTGGCTGACCGGGCTGCTCGGCCACTACCCGTTCCCCACCGCCGGCGGGGTCATCGACGACCCGCAGCTGCACTACGCGCTGGAGACCCAGGAGCGGCCGGTGTACGCCGGGTTCGCCCCGGCGATGAACTTCGTCGTGCACGAGACGGCCCACCAGTGGTTCGGCAACAGCGTCAGCCTCAAGCGGTGGCCGGACATCTGGCTCAACGAGGGCCTGGCCACGTACGCCGAATGGCTGTGGCAGGAGCACCGCGGCAAGGGGAAGAACACCGCGCAGAAGATCTTCAACCGCTACTACCGGCAGCCCGGCAACTCGGTGATCTTCCGGCCGCCGCCGGGCCGTCCGGGCGCCCGCGAGCTGTTCGGGTACTCGGTCTACATCCGGGGCGCGATGACCGTGCACGCGCTGCGGCAGCGGATCGGCGACCAGGCGTTCTTCCGGGTGCTGCGGGCCTGGGCGGAGCTGTACCGGCACGGCAACGCGCAGACCAACGACCTGATCTCGCTGGCCGAACGGGAGTCCGGCAAGCAGCTCGACCGGCTGTTCACCGTCTGGCTCTACCAGAAGGGCAAGCCCAAGAGCTGGTAG
- a CDS encoding RDD family protein — protein sequence MGPAAAPAVRAATPSPLWRAAPAVQGRIRRSPALVRLGASPGPAAGLASRWARLGAALVDIILVGAVITLVTWPFLDYDRILEGPRGEEVFVPAGQWAANFLGAFLAFLYYWLMTYKWGRTLGKMALGIQVVRAADGGAVTQGQAAGRSAFYSVLGGLCACIGLIDVLWLLWDERRQCLHDKVAGTVVRKMVPGSVDPYAGR from the coding sequence CTGGGACCGGCCGCAGCCCCCGCCGTACGAGCAGCAACCCCCTCCCCCCTATGGAGAGCAGCCCCCGCCGTACAAGGGCGAATACGCAGGTCCCCCGCCCTCGTACGGCTGGGGGCCTCCCCCGGGCCGGCCGCCGGGCTGGCGAGCCGGTGGGCCCGGCTGGGTGCGGCGCTGGTCGACATCATCCTGGTGGGCGCCGTCATCACGCTGGTGACCTGGCCGTTCCTGGACTACGACCGGATCCTGGAGGGCCCCCGCGGGGAGGAGGTGTTCGTCCCGGCCGGGCAGTGGGCGGCCAACTTCCTGGGCGCGTTCCTGGCGTTCCTCTACTACTGGCTGATGACCTACAAGTGGGGGCGGACGCTCGGCAAGATGGCGCTCGGCATCCAGGTCGTCCGGGCCGCCGACGGCGGCGCGGTCACCCAGGGGCAGGCGGCCGGGCGGTCGGCGTTCTACAGCGTGCTCGGCGGCCTGTGCGCGTGCATCGGCCTCATCGACGTGCTGTGGCTGCTGTGGGACGAGCGGCGGCAGTGCCTGCACGACAAGGTCGCCGGGACGGTGGTCCGCAAGATGGTCCCCGGGAGCGTCGACCCCTATGCGGGGCGCTGA
- a CDS encoding DUF4307 domain-containing protein: MSTSASQPTADRRRGGRLGYAVIGVVVAICAVGWSVIMANAGRTPGIEQQTISYRVLGDSSVEVRWQVAKPSDRAVRCVVDAVDTDFAVVAQREVVVPAGRAALTRTDLLETTRRATAARVRECRTM; this comes from the coding sequence ATGAGCACCAGCGCCAGCCAGCCCACCGCCGACCGCCGCCGGGGCGGGCGGCTCGGGTACGCGGTGATCGGCGTCGTCGTGGCGATCTGCGCCGTGGGCTGGTCCGTCATCATGGCCAACGCCGGCCGCACCCCGGGGATCGAGCAGCAGACCATCTCCTACCGGGTGCTCGGCGACTCCTCGGTCGAGGTCCGCTGGCAGGTCGCCAAGCCCTCCGACCGGGCGGTGCGGTGCGTGGTGGACGCCGTCGACACCGACTTCGCGGTGGTCGCGCAGCGTGAGGTGGTGGTCCCGGCCGGACGCGCCGCGCTGACCCGTACCGACCTGCTGGAAACGACCCGGCGCGCCACCGCCGCCAGGGTCCGGGAGTGTCGCACGATGTGA
- a CDS encoding M1 family metallopeptidase: MTAGKSRIAPSNASRATRRGALALGLAASLTACTISLDDEPRPGATGAPAPTSSAAAGLDSAGDPYVPGDGNGGYDVQHYKLTLDIRPGQATELNGVAEITAKAARRLDRFHLDLTGLTVSEVTVDGAAARWERRGSELIISPSRAPAANARFTVKVRYAGTPKPVAKPPLGTYGWVRTSDGVFVACQPSGAHTWFPANDHPSDKATFEFVVTVPPGLTAIANGEPSGAPIGGGSGAPSTGPGGGNGGVVPVAHRRAAPVTWRVKEPMATYLATVTVGRFNVRTGKTPGGITNITAVDPEVRTTDLDAFHAKNAEITEEFAELFGPYPFSSTGGLVDNAEVGFALETQTRPVYGSFGAQEGIVAHEIAHMWFGDSVSVTSWKDIWLNEGFATYAEWIWSERVTGVSPQQQFDQLYGQEDNDELWGVPTGDPGAEQMFSSGAVYTRGAMTLHALRTKVGDGVFFEILKTWTSRYRHSNATTAQFIAVAEQVSGQQLDGFFQDWLYERGRPAR, encoded by the coding sequence ATGACGGCCGGTAAATCCCGCATTGCCCCCTCGAACGCCTCCCGGGCCACCAGGCGCGGCGCCCTGGCCCTGGGCCTGGCGGCCTCGCTGACGGCGTGCACGATCTCCCTCGACGACGAGCCGCGGCCCGGCGCGACCGGCGCGCCCGCTCCCACCTCGAGCGCGGCGGCGGGGCTGGACAGCGCGGGAGACCCGTACGTCCCGGGCGACGGCAACGGGGGCTACGACGTCCAGCACTACAAGCTGACCCTGGACATCAGGCCCGGCCAGGCCACCGAGCTGAACGGTGTCGCCGAGATCACCGCCAAGGCCGCCCGGCGGCTCGACAGGTTCCACCTGGACCTGACCGGGCTGACGGTCTCGGAGGTGACGGTGGACGGCGCCGCCGCGCGCTGGGAACGGCGGGGCAGCGAGCTGATCATCTCCCCGTCGCGGGCGCCGGCCGCCAACGCCAGGTTCACCGTCAAGGTGCGGTACGCCGGAACGCCCAAGCCGGTCGCCAAGCCCCCGCTGGGCACCTACGGGTGGGTGCGCACCTCCGACGGGGTGTTCGTGGCCTGCCAGCCCAGCGGCGCGCACACCTGGTTCCCGGCCAACGACCACCCGAGCGACAAGGCCACCTTCGAGTTCGTGGTGACCGTCCCGCCGGGCCTGACCGCCATCGCCAACGGGGAGCCGTCCGGCGCCCCGATCGGCGGCGGCTCCGGCGCGCCGAGCACCGGCCCGGGCGGCGGGAACGGCGGCGTGGTGCCGGTGGCGCACCGCCGGGCCGCCCCGGTGACCTGGCGGGTCAAGGAGCCGATGGCGACCTACCTGGCGACCGTCACCGTGGGCCGGTTCAACGTCAGGACCGGCAAGACCCCCGGCGGCATCACCAACATCACCGCCGTCGACCCCGAGGTCCGCACCACCGACCTGGACGCCTTCCACGCCAAGAACGCCGAGATCACCGAGGAGTTCGCCGAGCTGTTCGGGCCGTACCCGTTCTCCTCGACCGGCGGGCTGGTCGACAACGCGGAGGTGGGCTTCGCGCTGGAGACGCAGACCCGTCCGGTCTACGGGTCGTTCGGCGCCCAGGAGGGGATCGTGGCGCACGAGATCGCGCACATGTGGTTCGGCGACAGCGTCAGCGTGACCTCGTGGAAGGACATCTGGCTGAACGAGGGGTTCGCCACCTACGCCGAGTGGATCTGGTCCGAGCGGGTCACCGGCGTCTCGCCGCAGCAGCAGTTCGACCAGCTCTACGGGCAGGAGGACAACGACGAGCTGTGGGGCGTGCCGACCGGCGACCCGGGCGCGGAGCAGATGTTCAGCTCCGGCGCCGTCTACACCCGCGGCGCGATGACGCTGCACGCGCTGCGCACCAAGGTCGGGGACGGCGTGTTCTTCGAGATCCTCAAGACCTGGACGTCGCGGTACCGGCACTCCAACGCCACCACCGCCCAGTTCATCGCGGTGGCCGAGCAGGTCTCCGGGCAGCAGCTCGACGGGTTCTTCCAGGACTGGCTGTACGAGCGGGGCCGCCCGGCCCGGTAA
- the mca gene encoding mycothiol conjugate amidase Mca, translating into MAVHAHPDDESSKGAATMARYVADGAEVMVVTCTGGERGDILNPAMDRPEIKADIAAVRQEEMARARDILGVRQEWLGFVDSGFPEGDPPPPLPEGCFALQPLQTAAEPLVRIVREFRPHVMLTYDERGGYPHPDHVMCHRVSVEAFEAAGDPDRYPGTGEPWQPLKLYYHMTFNQERLEALHAAMEKAGLESPYGDWLKRLEDAPSPWTVTTRVPCADFFETRDKALLAHATQIDPNGFWFKCPLDVQREAWPTEDYHLARSLVDTELPEDDLFAGVREKVCL; encoded by the coding sequence ATGGCCGTGCACGCCCATCCCGACGACGAGTCGAGCAAGGGGGCGGCGACCATGGCGCGCTACGTCGCCGACGGCGCCGAGGTGATGGTGGTCACCTGCACCGGCGGGGAGCGCGGCGACATCCTCAACCCGGCGATGGACCGGCCGGAGATCAAGGCGGACATCGCCGCCGTCCGGCAGGAGGAGATGGCGCGGGCCCGCGACATCCTGGGCGTACGGCAGGAGTGGCTGGGCTTCGTGGACTCGGGGTTCCCCGAGGGCGACCCGCCGCCCCCGCTGCCGGAGGGGTGCTTCGCGCTGCAGCCGCTCCAGACGGCGGCCGAGCCGCTGGTGCGCATCGTGCGCGAGTTCCGCCCGCACGTGATGCTCACCTACGACGAGCGGGGCGGCTACCCGCACCCGGACCACGTGATGTGCCACCGGGTGTCGGTGGAGGCGTTCGAGGCGGCCGGCGACCCGGACCGCTACCCCGGCACCGGCGAGCCCTGGCAGCCGCTCAAGCTCTACTACCACATGACCTTCAACCAGGAGCGGCTCGAGGCGCTGCACGCCGCCATGGAGAAGGCCGGGCTGGAGTCCCCGTACGGCGACTGGCTCAAGCGGTTGGAGGACGCCCCGTCCCCGTGGACGGTGACCACCCGGGTGCCGTGCGCGGACTTCTTCGAGACCCGCGACAAGGCGCTGCTGGCGCACGCGACGCAGATCGACCCCAACGGCTTCTGGTTCAAGTGCCCGCTGGACGTGCAGCGCGAGGCATGGCCCACCGAGGACTACCATTTGGCCAGGTCCCTGGTGGACACCGAACTGCCCGAGGACGACCTGTTCGCGGGCGTCAGGGAGAAGGTATGTCTGTAG